One segment of Chionomys nivalis chromosome 1, mChiNiv1.1, whole genome shotgun sequence DNA contains the following:
- the LOC130867537 gene encoding taste receptor type 2 member 103-like, translated as MAVTISVILQATLITTVNMEFIIGSLGNAFIALVNIVDWVKRRKISLVDQILTALAISRTAFLFLLVTTLLVSLLDPAAMTVRTVLKRHIISWMVSNHFSVWFATCLSIFYFLKIANFSNSIFLTLKWKAKKVVLITLVVSLIILFINIIVINILIDGPKVNTPYRSSSNNTVDVYVLIFLTNTMFTLIPYTVTLITLLLLIFSLCRHLKNMRCNAKQFRDVSAAAHIKSLQSVATFLLLYTVFVMSLLLQTWNINFLQKNLMVLFFWTTAIAFPSGHSCVLILGNSKLRQASLLVLWWLRCRYKYTEN; from the coding sequence CATCATAGGAAGTTTAGGAAATGCATTCATAGCACTGGTGAACATCGTGGACTGGGTGAAGAGAAGAAAGATCTCTTTGGTGGATCAGATCCTTACTGCTCTGGCCATCTCCAgaactgcttttttgtttttattggtcaCAACTTTGTTGGTATCATTACTGGACCCAGCTGCAATGACAGTGAGAACAGTATTAAAAAGGCATATTATTTCCTGGATGGTGAGCAATCATTTCAGTGTCTGGTTTGCTACATGCCTCagcatcttttattttctcaagataGCTAATTTCTCAAATTCCATTTTTCTTACCCTCAAATGGAAAGCAAAAAAAGTGGTACTGATAACACTGGTGGTGTCTCTGATAATCTTGTTTATAAACATTATAGTCATAAATATACTCATTGATGGACCTAAAGTAAACACACCTTACAGGTCTAGTTCCAATAACACTGTAGACGTTTATGTGCTCATTTTCCTCACCAACACGATGTTCACACTCATCCCCTACACAGTGACCCTGATTACTCTCCTCCTGctcatcttctctctgtgtcGACATCTGAAGAACATGCGGTGCAATGCCAAACAATTCCGAGATGTCAGCGCTGCGGCCCACATAAAGTCCCTGCAAAGTGTGGCCACCTTCCTGTTACTATATACTGTTTTTGTTATGTCACTTCTTTTACAGACTTGGAATATTAACTTTCTACAAAAAAAtcttatggttttgtttttctggactACAGCAATAGCTTTCCCCTCGGGACACTCATGTGTCTTGATTCTGGGGAACAGTAAGCTAAGGCAGGCCTCACTTTTAGTGCTGTGGTGGCTGAGGTGTAGATACAAATATACAGAGAATTGA